In Kutzneria kofuensis, the DNA window CTGGCGCCGAAGCTGCCGCCGTACCCGGTGCCGCCGGGGCACAGCGAGATGAGCTACCTGCGCTTCCTGACAATGCGCAACGCCCGCAAGAAGTACGGGCCATCCGACGCGAATCCCAAGGCTTACCAACAGCTTGAGCACGAGCTGAAGGTGATCGGCGACCTGGGCTTCCCCGGCTACTTCCTGATCGTCTGGCACATCGTGGAGTTCTGCCGGCGGGCCGACATCCTCTGCCAGGGCCGGGGATCCGCCGCCAACTCGGCGGTCTGCTACGCGCTGGGCATCACCAACGTCGACGCCGTCGAGTACAACCTGCTGTTCGAGCGGTTCCTCGCGCCGGCCCGGGACGGGCCACCCGACATCGACCTGGACATCGAGTCCGACCGCCGCGAGGAGGTCATCCAGTACGTCTACCAGACGTACGGCCGCACCTGCGCCGCGCAGGTGGCGAACGTGATCTCCTACCGGGCCAAGTTCGCCGTCCGCGACATGGCCCGTGCGCTGGGCTACTCCTCGGGGCAGCAGGACGCGTGGACCAAGCAGATCGACCGCTGGGGGCCGCTGAAGACGACCGAGCAGGAGCGCGACCACGACATCCCGGACCTGGTGGTGGACCTGGCCAACCAGTTGGAGGGCTTCCCACGGCACCTGGGCATCCACTCCGGCGGCATGGTGATCTGCGACCGGCCGGTGAGCGAGGTCTGCCCGGTGGAGTGGGCCCGCATGGAGAACCGGTCGGTTCTCCAGTGGGACAAGGACGACTGTGCGCTGGCCGGCCTGGTCAAGTTCGACCTGCTCGGCCTGGGCATGCTGTCGGCGCTGCACTACGCCGTGGACCTGGTGCAGGACTTCGAGGGCGAGACGGTCGATCTGTCCAAACTGGACCTGAACGACCAGAAGGTCTACGACATGCTGTGCAAGGCCGACACCGTGGGCGTGTTCCAGGTGGAGAGCCGGGCGCAGATGGCGACGCTGCCCCGGTTGAAGCCACGCGAGTTCTACGACCTGGTGGTGGAGGTGGCGCTGATCCGGCCCGGCCCGATCCAGGGCGGCTCGGTGCACCCGTACATCCGGCGGCGCAACAAACAGGAACCGGTGAAGATCGACCACCCGCTGCTGGAGAAGGCGCTGCGGCGGACGCTGGGCGTGCCGCTGTTCCAGGAGCAGCTGATGCAGATGGCGGTGGACGTGGCCGACTTCAGCCCGGCCGAGGCCGACGAGCTGCGCCGGGCGATGGGCGCCAAGCGGTCCACGTACCGGATGGAGCGGCTGCGGGAGCGCTTCTACTCGGGCGCGGCGGCCAACGGCATCACCGGCGAGCTGGCCGACGAAATCTTCCGGAAGTTGTTGGCGTTCGCCAACTTCGGCTTCCCGGAGAGCCACGCACTCAGCTTCGCGCACCTGGTGTTCGCCTCCGCGCACCTGAAGCTGTACCACCCGGCGGCGTTCTGCGCGGCGCTGCTGCGGGCGCAGCCGATGGGCTTCTACTCGCCGCAGTCGCTGGTCGCGGACGCCCGCCGGCACGGCGTCACCGTGCACGGGCCGGACATCAACGTCAGCCTGTCGCACGCCACGCTGGAGCATCCCGGCCCGTCGGTCCGGCTCGGCATCGGCACGATCCGCACCATCGGCGAGAAGCTGGCGGAGCGGATCATCGACGAGCGGGAGGCGAACGGCCCGTACCGCACCATGGTCGACCTGGCCGGCCGGATCGGGCTGACCACGCCACAACTGGAGGCGCTGGCCACCGCGGGAGCCTTTGCCGGCTTGGGGTTGGAGCGTCGCGAGGCGTTGTGGGCGGCGGGCGCGGCGGCCCGGGAACGCGCGGGTCGGCTGCCCGGGACGGTCGTCGGCACGGACGCGCCGATGCTGCCCGGCATGGACGAGGTGGAGGTCGCCGCCGCGGACGTGTGGGCGACCGGCGTCTCACCGGACAGCTACCCGATCCAGTTCGTCCGCGGGAAGTTGACCGAGATGGGCGCGGTCCCGGTGGCGGAACTGGGCAAGGTGGAGGACAAGACCAGGGTTCTGGTCGGCGGCGCGATCACCCACCGGCAGCGGCCGGCGACCGCCGGCGGCGTCACGTTCCTCAACGTCGAGGACGAGACCGGCATGCTGAACGTGGTGTGCAGCGAGGGATTGTGGCGGCGCTACCGCAGGATCGCCCGCACCAGCTCGGCTGTGCTGGTGCGGGGCGTCCTGGAGAAGGCGGAGGGCGTGATCAGCCTGCAGGCCGATCAGCTGCGGCACCTGGACATCCGCGTGCCCTCCACCTCGCGGGACTTCCGTTGACGCGGGGCGTCGTCACCGACTGATCGCGTCGAGCAGCAGCTTCGCGGCCACCGTCGCCCCGTCGGTGCTGATCATGTCGGCCACGGCCTTCGCACGGGCGTGGGTCTCGGGCGTCAGGGCCGTCGTGAGTGCGTCCGAAAGGGACTCGAAGGTCGGAGTGGGACTGTCGTGCATCGCGCCGATGCCCAGCTCGGCCACCCGCCGGCCCCAGTGCGGCTGGTCCCAGAACTGGGGTACCACCACCTGGGGCGCCCCGGCCCGGGCGGCCGTCGTGGTGGTGCCGGCACCGCCGTGATGGATGACGGCGGCCACCCGGGCGAACAGGGCCTGATGGTTGGCCTCGCCGACCGCGAAGCAGTCGTCCTGATCGTCGATCAGCGCCAGGTCGGCCCAGCCGTGGGAGATCAGCGCACGGCGGCCCTGCGCGCGGAGCGCCTCGACGGCCACCTGGGCAACGTCTTCCGAGCCACGCATCGGCATGCTGCCGAAGCCCACGTACACCGGTGGCGCGCCGGCGTCCAGGAATGCCACCAACTCGGCCGGCAGCGGGCGCTGGTCCGGCATGATCCATGCGCCGGTCTGCACGACGTCGAAATCCGTCAACTCCTGCCACGGCCCCAACGTCGAGTCCGCCGCCAGCCATGGCCGGTCGGTCAGGACGTGGTCGCGGACGTCCGCCACCGGTGGCAGGCCGATCGACGCCCGCTGGGCGTTGAGCGGCACGCCGTACATCGCGTTCATGAACTGGGCGTCCCGGTCCCACAATGTCCGGTTGTCGGTCACGCCCGGTGCGTGCACGCCCGGCCGCGGCGGCGGCGGGTAGTGCGGCGACGGCAGTTCGAACGGGTGGTAGCACGTGTACACGTAGCGGATGCCCAGTTTCTCGGCCACCGACCGCGCGGCGGCCGGCATGAAGCCGGTCGCCACCAACGCGTCGCAGCCCTCGGCCGCCGCGGCGGCCGTGTCGAAGTACTCGGCGATCAACTCGGCCGCCAGCTGGGCGCCCGATGCCGGCGGCGTCGCCCCGGTCAGCAGCGCGCGCATCGACTTGCGGAAGGGCACCAGCGGCACATCGACACCGGCCAGCAGCTCCGCGAACTCCTCGTCCGGCGGTGCGCACACCCGCACCGCCACGCCGAGCGCCCGCAACTGCACGGCCAGCCCCACCAGCGGTTGGACGTCACCGCGAGATCCGTACGAAATCAACAAAACGCGCATCTCGCGACTCCCAACGTGCAGTTCGGCGTGACTGGCAGTGACGTTGGACAGCCGGCGGTTCGACGGGCTGGACTCGTTGCGGCACAAGTGGTTCCGCTATTCATGACCACACTGATCGCCGCCGGGACCCGGAGCGCTACGCCGAGGGTCGCGAAAGGCCCACCCCTGGCCCGGACAGCCGAGTGACCGACCGGTGGCGGACGACCGAGGTGCCACTTGCGGTGGGACGCTGATGACTTTCCGTTGGCGACATCGGCGACCGCCATGCCGCCGTCGCAAGTGATCGACGGGGTCGACCCGCCGAAGCGGGCCGACCCCGTCAGCCGGTCACGGGTAGCTGACCACGTTGCTGGGCACGGTGCCCGAAGGCGTCACCGCGCCGGTGTCGTTGATGACGTGCGTGATGGTTCCCTGGTAGTTCAGCGAAACCGTCAGCAGGCTGTGGAACCGCACGCCGGAGTTGTTCGGGACTTCGAAGGCGTGGTAGGCGTTCACCGAGGGGTTGACGTTGAAGTAGTTGTAGCTGCCGAGACCCCACGCCTCGTGCGAGGTGACGCCTGCGCCGACCTTGTAGGCGGCGTAGCCGTTCACGCCGTTCGGCGCCATCCACGCCGCCTGGTTGGGCACGTCGTAGGGCATCTCGTTCTGGAAGAAGATGGTCCGGCCGCCCTGGCCGTTCCACGTGACCTCGTACTTCTGGTAGTGCTCGACGAACAGGCCGGTGGCCAACACGTTGTTGCCGTTGACGATCACACCGTTGTCGGCGGTGTTGGTGCCCCAGCCGACCGTGCCGCCGTTGCCGTGGTCGGCCCGCCACGCCCAGATGTGGTCGATCAACGTGTTGCCGCTGTTGACGATCAGGCTCGCGGTGGCCTTGCCGGCGATCTCGCCGCCGACCCGGAAGAACACGTCCTGGATGGAGGTCGGGTTGGACGCGTGGCTGGCCGAGGAACCGGACTGGCCCACCGTCAGCAGCGCGGCCGAGTTGGTCGTGCCGGCGTCGAACAGCAGGCCCTTGAGCCGCACTCCGTCCACATCGGACACCTGCATGGCGTTGACGCCGTTGTCCGGCACCAGGGTCGGGTAGCCGATGCCCAGCACCACGGTGTTGGCCTTGGTGACGTTCAGCGTCTGGTTGAGGTGGTAGACGCCCGGCGTGAAGAACAGGTTGCAGCCGGAGTTCAGCGCCGAGTTGATCGTGGCCGCGGTGTCGCCGGCCTTGACCACGTAGAACTGGCTCATCGGCACCGACGTGCCCGGGGTGCTGCCGTTGGCCCAACTCGGCCCGGAAGCGTTGGTACGCAAGGACGGCAGGAACACCCGGTACTTGCCGCTGCCGTCGATGTAGAGGTACGGCACGTCCCGCGACACCGGCGTGGTGCCCAGGGTCGTCTCCGGCGGGTTCGGGAAGGTGGTGGCCGGCGCGCCGTTCACGCCGGAGAACACCATGTTCCACACGCCGCCGGACCAGCTGCCGAAGCTGGAGTCGCGGGTGTACCACTGCTGCTGGGAGATCGACGCGGTCTGGCCGGACACCTTGGTGTCGGCGATGTAGCCGCCGCTGGCCCAGCCGTAGCTGGCCGGGTACAGCTGCAGGTCGCCGCGGATGTCCATGCGCCGGAACGGCGCCGCCTGCGCGACGGCCCAGCGGTCGCCGCCGGTGGCGTTGACGGCCATGTTCTCCGCGGAACGCCAGAAGTTCTGGGTGGCGTTGCCGGCGTCGGAGGGGTTGAACGCGTCGACCGTGACGTGCCCGTTGATGGTGACGTCGTCGGGGTTCTGGCCGAGGCCGGCGACCGAGGTGTAGAAGCCGACGTTGTCGTTCACCCCGTAGGTGCCGGGCTTGAACAGCTCGGCGACCCGCCGCTCGGCGAACTGCGCGGTCTGGGTGTCCTTCTGCGCGTTGAAGTCGGCGTCGAGCTGCGCCTGGATGCTGGCCGCGGACATGCCCGGGTCGAAGACGTGCACGTTCGGCCCGAAGTTCGGCGTGTCGGACTGGGTCGGGCAGGTCGCCGACGTGGTGCCGATGCTGTACGCGGCGCTGGCCACCGGCGAGTTCGCCATGCCGGCGGCCAGCGCGATCGCGTTCACGGTTTGGCTGGACGAGACCGTGATCGGGCCGGTGTACTGCGGCGAACTCGCCGTCGGCGTCGAACCGTCCACTGTGTACCGGATGGTCGCGCCGGAGGTGGCCGTCGAGATCGTCACCGTC includes these proteins:
- a CDS encoding chitobiase/beta-hexosaminidase C-terminal domain-containing protein; its protein translation is MRRLLLRALIGAVALTATTALPAVAATDYTQAVTQVSASQARIAFTPTTASQYVDVHYTGVPGLGQQNVRMTDNAGTWQWTVNGLSTGTVLDYWFTYEKNGPQYDTPHFSYTQGGSTTPTAAAPTFSPAGGSYATAQTVTISTATSGATIRYTVDGSTPTASSPQYTGPITVSSSQTVNAIALAAGMANSPVASAAYSIGTTSATCPTQSDTPNFGPNVHVFDPGMSAASIQAQLDADFNAQKDTQTAQFAERRVAELFKPGTYGVNDNVGFYTSVAGLGQNPDDVTINGHVTVDAFNPSDAGNATQNFWRSAENMAVNATGGDRWAVAQAAPFRRMDIRGDLQLYPASYGWASGGYIADTKVSGQTASISQQQWYTRDSSFGSWSGGVWNMVFSGVNGAPATTFPNPPETTLGTTPVSRDVPYLYIDGSGKYRVFLPSLRTNASGPSWANGSTPGTSVPMSQFYVVKAGDTAATINSALNSGCNLFFTPGVYHLNQTLNVTKANTVVLGIGYPTLVPDNGVNAMQVSDVDGVRLKGLLFDAGTTNSAALLTVGQSGSSASHASNPTSIQDVFFRVGGEIAGKATASLIVNSGNTLIDHIWAWRADHGNGGTVGWGTNTADNGVIVNGNNVLATGLFVEHYQKYEVTWNGQGGRTIFFQNEMPYDVPNQAAWMAPNGVNGYAAYKVGAGVTSHEAWGLGSYNYFNVNPSVNAYHAFEVPNNSGVRFHSLLTVSLNYQGTITHVINDTGAVTPSGTVPSNVVSYP
- a CDS encoding error-prone DNA polymerase — translated: MGWNNPPIRWRDLERTLSGRPGVTPDGGDAPGYSRKRDGYEKPTDMPAQMSPETTVYGDRKRVPYAELHCHSNFSFLDGASHPEELIEAAGRMRLDAIALTDHDGMYGVIRFAEAAKEVGIRTVFGSELSLGLSMPQNGIADPEGNHLLVLARNPEGYASLCRAITKAQLDGKEKGRPVYDLAEVAAESNDNWAVLTGCRKGTVRTALAHEGPEGAERELRRLISLFGRRNVYVELTDHGLPEDTDRNDLLVELAKKCGVQYLATNNVHFATPARSRLAGALAAVRARRSLDEMAGWLPASSAAHLRTGEEMMARFHRYPEAVHNAAILGVQCAFDLDLLAPKLPPYPVPPGHSEMSYLRFLTMRNARKKYGPSDANPKAYQQLEHELKVIGDLGFPGYFLIVWHIVEFCRRADILCQGRGSAANSAVCYALGITNVDAVEYNLLFERFLAPARDGPPDIDLDIESDRREEVIQYVYQTYGRTCAAQVANVISYRAKFAVRDMARALGYSSGQQDAWTKQIDRWGPLKTTEQERDHDIPDLVVDLANQLEGFPRHLGIHSGGMVICDRPVSEVCPVEWARMENRSVLQWDKDDCALAGLVKFDLLGLGMLSALHYAVDLVQDFEGETVDLSKLDLNDQKVYDMLCKADTVGVFQVESRAQMATLPRLKPREFYDLVVEVALIRPGPIQGGSVHPYIRRRNKQEPVKIDHPLLEKALRRTLGVPLFQEQLMQMAVDVADFSPAEADELRRAMGAKRSTYRMERLRERFYSGAAANGITGELADEIFRKLLAFANFGFPESHALSFAHLVFASAHLKLYHPAAFCAALLRAQPMGFYSPQSLVADARRHGVTVHGPDINVSLSHATLEHPGPSVRLGIGTIRTIGEKLAERIIDEREANGPYRTMVDLAGRIGLTTPQLEALATAGAFAGLGLERREALWAAGAAARERAGRLPGTVVGTDAPMLPGMDEVEVAAADVWATGVSPDSYPIQFVRGKLTEMGAVPVAELGKVEDKTRVLVGGAITHRQRPATAGGVTFLNVEDETGMLNVVCSEGLWRRYRRIARTSSAVLVRGVLEKAEGVISLQADQLRHLDIRVPSTSRDFR
- a CDS encoding glycosyltransferase encodes the protein MRVLLISYGSRGDVQPLVGLAVQLRALGVAVRVCAPPDEEFAELLAGVDVPLVPFRKSMRALLTGATPPASGAQLAAELIAEYFDTAAAAAEGCDALVATGFMPAAARSVAEKLGIRYVYTCYHPFELPSPHYPPPPRPGVHAPGVTDNRTLWDRDAQFMNAMYGVPLNAQRASIGLPPVADVRDHVLTDRPWLAADSTLGPWQELTDFDVVQTGAWIMPDQRPLPAELVAFLDAGAPPVYVGFGSMPMRGSEDVAQVAVEALRAQGRRALISHGWADLALIDDQDDCFAVGEANHQALFARVAAVIHHGGAGTTTTAARAGAPQVVVPQFWDQPHWGRRVAELGIGAMHDSPTPTFESLSDALTTALTPETHARAKAVADMISTDGATVAAKLLLDAISR